From Hymenobacter sediminicola:
AATGTGCTGCTAAAAGACGTGCTCTACCTGGGCCAGATTGAGGCTGACAGGCTTGAAAAGCACCGCACGGACCTAGGAGCCTACTTGGATGAGCGCCTTACTCTCTTTCGGGTAGCAGCGCAGGAAAAAGGAATAGAGTTGGTTCTGGAATTGCCCGCCGAGTCCATTCATGCCAACATCCACGCCGATAAGTTTGGCCGTATCCTCGACAACCTGCTGACCAACGCCTTCAAGTTTACGCCCACGGGCGGTAAGATTCAGGTGCGGCTGCAGCAGCATGATGGCCATGTGCGCCTGATAGTTCAGGATACGGGCCTGGGCATTCCGGAGGACCTGCAGCCTCATGTTTTCGACAAGTTCACGGCCGCTTCGCGCCCCGGCCTCTACGGCGACACCACAACCGGCCTGGGATTGTTCATCACCAAGCAAATTGTGGAACTGCACGAGGGCAAAATCTGGCTGGAAAGCCAGGAACACCAGGGCACCACGTTCTTTATCGACCTGAGCTAGCCCTGATTCCGGTCTGTGCACGCCGTGGCCCCTGTTTCGCACTGCCGAGTGCAGCCGGTCGGCTGAGGTAACGGCGCCTTCTGCTCTCATACTATGGCATTAACCCGACTTGTGCAGCCGCTGGTGCGGCCTTTTTCCGAGTTTTTCCGGCGCGAGGCGGCCAGTGGTATTGTGCTGCTGCTAAGCAGTGTGCTGGCACTGGTGCTTGCTAACGTAGACTGGGGGCCGGCTCGCTATTTTCCGGCTATCTGGGAAAGCCCGCTGCGCCTCGCCATCAACGGGTTTGTGCTGGAAAAGAGCCTCCTGCACTGGATAAATGATGGCCTGATGACGGTGTTTTTCCTCATTGTAGGTCTTGAAATAAAGCGCGAAGTGCTGGAAGGCGAGCTGGCCTCGCTGCAGCAGGCGGCATTGCCCATTGCCGGCGCTCTGGGGGGCATGCTAGTGCCGGCGCTGCTGTTCACCGTTTTCAACCAAGGCACACCTACGGCAGGCGGCTGGGGGATTCCAATGGCCACCGATATTGCCTTCGCGCTGGCCGTGCTGCAATTGCTGGGGCCACGAGTGCCGCTGGCACTTAAGGTATTCCTCACGGCCCTGGCCATCGTCGATGATTTGGGGGCAGTGCTTGTTATTGCCCTTTTCTACACCCAGGACTTGCTGCTGAACTATCTGTTCATGGCCTTAGGTATCTGGGCAATGCTGGGCATGCTCAATATTATGGGGGCACGCAGTCTGCTTTTGTATCTGCCGCTGGGAGCAGTGCTGTGGTATTTCATGCTCAAATCGGGGGTGCACGCCACGCTGGCCGGCGTAATGCTGGCTGTGACCATTCCCTCGCGCATCGGGCATAGCCGGGCGGCACTGCTGCGCCTGCTGGAAGGCCGGCTCGCCTTCATACAAGAAGAGGCGCACGCCGGCACCACTGACCCGCGCACTATCAGCGAGGAGCT
This genomic window contains:
- the nhaA gene encoding Na+/H+ antiporter NhaA, coding for MALTRLVQPLVRPFSEFFRREAASGIVLLLSSVLALVLANVDWGPARYFPAIWESPLRLAINGFVLEKSLLHWINDGLMTVFFLIVGLEIKREVLEGELASLQQAALPIAGALGGMLVPALLFTVFNQGTPTAGGWGIPMATDIAFALAVLQLLGPRVPLALKVFLTALAIVDDLGAVLVIALFYTQDLLLNYLFMALGIWAMLGMLNIMGARSLLLYLPLGAVLWYFMLKSGVHATLAGVMLAVTIPSRIGHSRAALLRLLEGRLAFIQEEAHAGTTDPRTISEELEALSEAVSSPAQRLEQRLHSVVSFGIIPLFAFANTSLVIEPAVFRQLLSPLGLGIIVGLLVGKPLGICLLAWLATKLGWATLPAGITWRHLWSVGVVAGIGFTMSIFITLLALGEKSEGEVVAKTAILVASLLAGGIGYVLLRTAPAVPSPALQQPE